The following nucleotide sequence is from Octopus sinensis unplaced genomic scaffold, ASM634580v1 Contig17118, whole genome shotgun sequence.
CATCCTATAGAAAGACATGGCAatcaaaattatacatatatatatatatatattatatatatatatatacacacaacaggcttctttcaatttctgtctaccaaatctactcacaaggctttggttggtcctaggctatagtagaagatacttgcagtgggactgaacctaagctatgtatatatatatatatggatggatggataggtgtcaCCTACCTGTTTCTTCCCTGTCATTTTCTTCTATCTTCAGTAAATCCCACTTACAACAAATTTTGGCTAAGTTTCACTTTTTTTGGGAGcatgtgttattgttattatcattgtttttttcttttttttccttttgatatttTCTTAATGCAGTTTAATGCACCATTTCAGTTACAGTTTATCTGGCTGACAATGGAACAagtttttatcattgttattattattgtcattatcattattattataattataattattatcattattattattattattattattattattattattattattattattactattattaatattattattattattattattattatttctttgctttcctattttttttgttattgctatttaaaactcttattaaaaaaagagaaattttttccttttttgttttttttctagctTTTACTCTAAAATTATATTGTCAGTTttataaagctggaaaaaaaaaaagaatccatattgtatgtgtttgtgggcgtgtgtgtgtgcatgttttgtgcGGGCATGtgtgttttaataaatttatctAGACAAGTAAAATCTGCGCATGTTAATTCCATTATTATAGCTTTAaggcataatatatatagacacacatgtatatatgtgtgtgtgtgtgtttgtgtatgtgtctctctatgtatatgtgtgtgtaatatatatatgtatatataatgtgtatgtatatataatatatatatatatatataaatatatatataaaattatatatataatatatgtatatatatatatcatatgtatatatatatatatatatacatatacatatatatatatatatatatatatatacatatatatatacatatatatacatatatatatatacattatatatatatatatatatatatatatatatatatataatatgtgcatacacttatacacacacacacccacagaagaTGGAGTGAGATGTAGAATGAAGAGAGAGGAACGGCGTGACAAATATgcagaaagaaattgaaagaaaagagatacagaaagcgagagagagagagagagagagatagagcgggagacaaagagagagagacacacaaagagactgagagaaaaagagacaagaaAAGGCAAAGAAAGTGTTTTGTGTGGAGAATAATTACATCCATTGTTTTGAAAACTCCATTGTTTCtcctgtgaatatatttcttaacAGGAATGGAGAATTAAGTCATAatcaatttaatattattacgttcatttcattttcatgaaatagagagaaagaatgcaATTTCtctgttgtttattattttttatttttgctagcAAGCagtttaatttctgtttttcacGTTAgagttttacttcttttttttctttcttttttttttgaaattccaaactgaaaaataattgtgagctgtttatatataaactCAGGGAAGCTGACAAGATAATGgaaaaagaattaataataatgataataataataataataataataataataataataaaataataataataataataataattataataataataataatataataataataataataataataatgataataataataataataataataataatgattgcagACCAAGGTCTGAAATCTCAAGGGAGGGTGGATAGTCAATTTCGTCAACCCTAGTGCACACCTGGTACTCTTTTCAAGgacccaccacagcagaatttgaactcagaacgtaaagatggataaaattccACTAAGTATTTTTGCCTGGCTCACTGCTttaaaagtaacaataataataagggtttcaagttttggtacaaggccaacaatttcggggggagggggttaagtcaatcacaacaaccccagtgttcaactggtacttattttattgatcccccaaaaagatgaaaggcaaaattgactttggcTGAATTTGAAATGTCCTATACAAATGTATCAAATAAGGGTGTTAATGAGGTTGGAACCAAAGGTGAAAGCCTTTCGCCCAGCAGGTGTCCTGTGGTCCAGCAGCACAGGCCCTATCATCATCCAGAGACTGCTTATACGCAAAGACAAGAGATAGAGAAGTAGGTGGTGTAAGGAGGTAAACCAAACTGTAATTGAATGCTGGATCAGAAGTGAACCCAGTAGAAAGAGATTCTGACAATGCATGAAAGCAAaatggaatagagtgcccagtagaactgttacaaaaggtttgcctccttggcatggcctGAATaatcagctggcagaaacgtaagcacgtcgggcgaaatgctaagcggtatttcgtctgccattacgttctgagttcaaattacgccgaggtcgacttcgcctttcatcctttcggggtcgataaattaagtaccagttacgcactggggtcgatataatcgacttaatacctatgtctgtccttgtttgtcccctctatgtttagccccttgtgggtaataaagaaataggtattagatagttgaaaagaacagatagcacaGTGCCATAGGCTGCAAGCAGCAAgcctgctatgcatgcaagactccaagagctccaacaaaacctgagataaaagaaataatgataataatttaatgtccatattccataataataataataattgtcctactttatttctatattttaatttatttcatttataatttaatttgttttctcttttttatatttttcagacgACAGCAAGTTGTGGTGGCCACTTCAGAATTTGTGATTTTCATAAAACCAATCCAGGCTCCTGCTGTGTCTGCCACTGACAGCTCTGATATTAATGCTATCAGCTGCACAAAGCTGTAATCAATACAACCAAATCTATGATCTATGTGCTACTTTTATTTAAATGCCATGCTGCCAAGTATGAGAGACATTCTCAACACTTACAAAGAACCATATGCTACCGATCAAAACCTTCGGAAAATACAACTCTATTCAGGAACATAATTAGCTCAGCTACAAATGGAGCCAAGCCCTACGTTTAAATATCTTGGAACTTTATAGTCTATATGAAGACCAGTTCTTAGAAGCTACAGTTTCTTTCTCTCACCTGTTCTTATTGCAATCAATTATCTTTACACCTTATATCTCTCACTCTAttcaacttttttttctctctctctttaacattattattttcatatattcacttgttttctttccatccaatttttttttgatttcctTAACACCATCATCTAACCATTATTTATTCTTGTAGTTTTGAATACTAGTGTCTttgaataacaacaaatataacaatactactaataataatagtaatcacacaacaaaaaaataataaacaagtgaaacgaaaaagagagagagaaataggaaatttcccaaaaaatacaagaaatattaaattataaaaggaaatttttaacattgaaaaggagaaaaaaaaatttacaagttgtagaaaaataaaagaggtaaaaaaagaagcataaatttTTAAAGAACTAATTGAAATCAAGCGAAAGTGTGTTGCAGTTATTGTAACTACACTCAAATACTTTAAAAACCAATTGCGAACTGTggttataaacacatataaacacatatttatactacagttatatacatattataatatatatatatatatttatatacacacatacatgttgacATTTATTTGgtgatatattaaaagaaaatatacaaggaTATCTGCACGCagccacccacaaacacacatacatacacacatgcatatatgcatattctttcaCTGATTAATTCAGATAATCTGTAAAATGAACAAATTATCAAACTGTATGATATTATTCAAAGCAgatcaaaagcaaaacaaaaacagagaaaaaggaaaacgcaaaaaaaagtaaaaagaataatcACAATCCAGTTTCCTTTGTCAGGGATTGAACCATTGGAAACTGTTGAACATTCTGGTCCCCGACCCTACCCTTTTTTGTTTAAAGTTCGAGTCTCTTGTCTTTCATTCATAAATTCTTcagttgtctttaaaaaaaaaaaaaccgttttccAAGCAACAGTGATATGGCAAACATGAACCAAATCAATCTtgattttattaaaaatgaaagtGCTTATGATTTAAACTTGACCACTACATTGAGTTCAAGCCCCTCCCAGCAACAGGATTCATCTCACACTTATAACTTGGTCACCTTTTATCTTATGGGTGTTGGTGGCATGACAATCTGCTGCCTTGGTATCATCGGgaatatactctctttcattgTGTTGACACGAAAAACGATGAAGTCTTCgacgtatacatatctatctggcCTTGCCATTTGTGATTTGCTGGTGTTGATCACATCCGTACTTATGTTCCATAAAGATATCAAATACCCTGAACGAGGGGTAATCTATTGGACAGATAACTACTACTCAGAAATGTTTCCTATTGTCCATCCACTGGCGGTTACCTTCCAAATAACGTCAGTATGGTTGACATTAGCATTTACTGTAGATCGTTATATTATGATATGCCATCCTTTCAAAGCAGAGCGCATGTGTGATATTTCAAGAGCACGCCGGGTGGTTCTGGCACTGTACCTTGGAGGAGTTATTTTCAATATTCCACGGTTCTTAGAATATGAGACAAACACTGTAGAACTACCAAATAATATCACAAGGGTTTTCATCAAATTTACAGAACTTGGCCAGAATGAGGTCTTCAAAACAACTGTGCACTTgtggctttattttatttttgtttgtttaattccATTTTTCACTATGGCCATTTTAAATGCATTCTTAATCCATGCAGTTCACCAGTCAAGGAAAAGGGGCAAGGCAATCAATGCTAAAGAAAAACGCCGCAATGACACAACAGTTATGCTTATAGgagttattataatatttttcatttgtcaaaCCCCTGCTTTGATTTCTCGAATGATGTGGTCACTGCCAACCACAGTGACGTCAACGCGGTACCGCTTGTTAAATGAAATCGGAAATTTCTTAGTTATATTAAACTCTGCAACTAATATCATTCCATACTATTTTTTTGGACAACGATTCCGGAACGAGTTCTGGAGAagcttttgtttctgttttatagGTAAGGAAAATGTCCGACGCCTTGCAAGGAGTATGAGCCTCTCGTTCGATAGAAGATTTAGCAATGCTAGCACCATTGTCCGTGCCATAGAACTGAATGGGCTTCCAACGCATGATGGGCAACGGTCACAAAAAGATAGTGGTGCTAGCGCCCAACAGAGAGATGGCACCAATGGCACGGCGCTAGTTCTTGACCAGCACAAGACTCGGACAGTTTTGCTTAGCAAGTACAACACAGACAGGTCGAACTTATGGACCAGTCTGAAACAGAAGCTTTTACCCAAGAACAAGCAACAACATGCCACAGATATAGGTATAGGGATCATGGATGGTGATATGGAGTACAGTGGGGGCAGCGGTGGAGGGAGTATCATAAGTGCTGGAAGCATTGGTatgtatgttgatgatgatgatgtcgacggaGGTGACGGTGGAGTTGGCTGCAGCAGTGACAATTGTagggaaggtggtggtggtggtggtgatggtggtggtggcggtgacagtggtggcggtggtgacagtaGTAACACACAGGGCTCtcatcagcaacatcaacaacagcatccccaccaacaacatcaccagcatcatcaccaccaccaccaacaacagcagcagcagcagcagcaacaacaacaacatcacccccatccccatcaccatcaccgccatcaacaccagcaccaccaacatcaaGAGCGTCACCATTCGGGTAAAAAATTACGTTACAATTTCAAACCTAGACAACTTACTTCTCTATGTTTAAGATACCAAAAGACAGACGGTACCATATgagaattatgatgatggtgatcatgatgacaaaaatgatgatgatgatgatgatgatggacaatcACGATGatgattacaaaacaaaaaaaaataatctcaAAACAAGAGGTATCGCGAAATTAAAGaacgaaagggagagagagaaaggagggggaggaagagagagagagagagagagagaaatagagaaactgCGAGAGAGAATGTGGTAAAGATGTCTTTCACTCACATCACATAAAAACTTTATTACAAATTTCATGAatggggtttttttctgttttttttttccgttatttttttaagctatttattgtacaataataataataataaaaaaaaagacttgtcTAAGAAGTTAAATGCATGCAAAATTATGCATGTTCAagaatgataatatatgtatatggctgtttttatttttatttttttacatgtctcctttatttatttatatctctaaaaattgtttcttcttcttcttcttcttcttcttcttcttcttggcagaattgttagagtgtcgaacaaaatgctgcGTGGCATTTAGTTATAGCTCTTtcgtgttctgtgttcaaatcctgtagAGGCccactttacctttcgtccttgtGAGTtggcgataaaataaagtaccagtcgagtactggggttcgatttaatcgactaacccccatCACCCTCAAATTTGTGGCCTTGGGCCTACGTTAAAAATATCATgaatgtttattatcattattattgttgttgttattattatcattattattaatattattattattattattattattattattatattattattattattattattgcaagaaTTCACAATTGTTATGGTtactatgatgatgattgtttatcatttatttattttgtttttatttgttgttgttctttgttgatatataattttaaacacaaatatgtgaatatatgtgtgtatgaatatgagcttgtatttgtgtgtgggtgcatgcgtatatatatatatatatatattatatatatatatacacatacatacacaaatacatccatacatatatatgtatatatatatatatacatgaagcattatacaaaattatgtttgtgtgtatgtttgtatatatgtgcttatgtttatatatgtgcttaaacatatacaaatctgtttgtgtgtgtgtgtgtatacatatgtatgtgtatatatatatattatatatataattatatattatatatatatatgtatgtatatatatatatataattatatatatatatatatatatgtatatatataatatatatattataattatatatatattatatatatatatatatatatatatatatataattatatatatttgtgtatatgtatgtatgtatatatatatgtatgtatatatgctcacatCAATGGACAATTATACAgatatattctttataaatgtatatctattataagaATATGTTATATTCAATACAGGAGATTTTATGCaaataattttatactttttacattgaccacatgcatacacccacaagtgcatatatgtatatatatgtgtgcgtgcatgtatgtgcgcatgtgtgtgtatgtgtgcatgtatgtatatgcgtgcttgtgtgtgtacatacactcataaagAAAACACACTATAAGTAACACTCATTAAGATTAAtcagatatttaattttaaagatgAGAGTTTTGTCTAAAACCtgaaaatacatgtgtatatttatatttaaataaaaattgcaaATTACTATATTTAATGTCAAGCTAAAACAGGTGCCTCTTCAGTCAGgaccatatatacgtacacacacatatatatatatatatatatatatataatatatattatatatatatatatatatacatacatatatgtacagtcattaattaaaaaaaaatagaaataattacgcAGCATACCACATTAAGGCtacagataaaatgaaaaattcttatttttccCATATTCATAgagaagcaaaaacaaataagaaaagtaCAGTAGTTATGcaatattcttattattgttatttttcttgttgttcttgttattataattattattattattattattattgttattattattattattatcattattattatattattattttattattattattattattattattattattattattattgcaagaaTTCACAATTGTTATGGTtactatgatgatgattgtttatcatttatttattttgtttttatttgttgttgttctttgttgatatataattttaaacacaaatatgtgaatatatgtgtgtatgaatatgagcttgtatttgtgtgtgggtgcatgcgtatatatatatatatatatatatatatatatatatacacatacatacacaaatacatccatacatatatatgtatatatatattatacatgaagcattatacaaaattatgttgtgtgtatgtttgtatatatgtgcttatgtttatatatgtgcttaaacatatacaaatctgtttgtgtgtgtgtgtgtatacatatgtatgtgtatatatatatatatattatataattatatatat
It contains:
- the LOC115231007 gene encoding sex peptide receptor-like; amino-acid sequence: MANMNQINLDFIKNESAYDLNLTTTLSSSPSQQQDSSHTYNLVTFYLMGVGGMTICCLGIIGNILSFIVLTRKTMKSSTYTYLSGLAICDLLVLITSVLMFHKDIKYPERGVIYWTDNYYSEMFPIVHPLAVTFQITSVWLTLAFTVDRYIMICHPFKAERMCDISRARRVVLALYLGGVIFNIPRFLEYETNTVELPNNITRVFIKFTELGQNEVFKTTVHLWLYFIFVCLIPFFTMAILNAFLIHAVHQSRKRGKAINAKEKRRNDTTVMLIGVIIIFFICQTPALISRMMWSLPTTVTSTRYRLLNEIGNFLVILNSATNIIPYYFFGQRFRNEFWRSFCFCFIGKENVRRLARSMSLSFDRRFSNASTIVRAIELNGLPTHDGQRSQKDSGASAQQRDGTNGTALVLDQHKTRTVLLSKYNTDRSNLWTSLKQKLLPKNKQQHATDIGIGIMDGDMEYSGGSGGGSIISAGSIGMYVDDDDVDGGDGGVGCSSDNCREGGGGGGDGGGGGDSGGGGDSSNTQGSHQQHQQQHPHQQHHQHHHHHHQQQQQQQQQQQQHHPHPHHHHRHQHQHHQHQERHHSGKKLRYNFKPRQLTSLCLRYQKTDGTI